TTCGCTCTATTATAACATAAAGTACAAAAAAATAAAATATATTTTTACCAAAAATAAAAAAACACTTGCTCATAATAAAATTTAATGTTATTATATACTCTGTGAAATTTTTATGAGGTAGAGAGAATATGAATAATATATTAACCCCATTGAAAATAAAAAATATAGAGATAAAAAATCGTGTTGTTTTACCACCTCTTGTTAGATTCTCAATGATAGAAGAAGATGGATATGTAACAAGTAAACTTCTAAAATGGTATGAAGGAATTGCAAGAGATGGAGTTGGAATGATAATAGTAGAGGCTACTTGTGTAAGTTCTGATGGAAAACTTCGTGAAAACCAATTAGGAATTTGGGATGATAGTTTTATAGAGGGACTTAGTAAAATAGCTTTAATTGGTAAAAAATATGAAATTCCAATGCTTATTCAAATTCATCATGCAGGGTTTGGAAAAAATATAAAGGATGTAGAGGGAACTATCTTAGATGATATACTAGAAAAATTTGTTGAAGCTTTTAAAAGAGCTAAAAAATGTGGATTTGACGGAATAGAAATTCACGGGGCTCATACATATTTATTATCACAATTAAATTCAAGATTATGGAATACAAGAGAGGATAAATATGGTGGAGATTTTCAAAAGAGAATGTATTTCAATAAAACTTTGATTGAAAGGACTAGAGAACTTTTTGATGAAAATTTTATTCTTGGATATAGAATGGGAGGAAATGAGCCTAGTCTAATAGATGGAATAGAAATAGCAAAATATTTAGAAAAGCTTGGAGTAGATTTATTACATATTTCTACTGGAATTCCAGAAGAGAGATTTAGACAAGCAGCTAAAATAGATAATTTTCCTGAAAATTATCCAGAAGAAAAAAGTTTTAATTTAGATTGGGTTATTTATATGGGAGTTCAAATTAAAAAACACCTTAATATTCCTGTTATAGGTGTTAGAAATATAAGAACAGAAGAACAGGTTAGTTATTTAATAGAAAATAATCTTTTAGACATGGTAGCAGTTGGTAGAGCCATGATATTTACAAATAGATGGATGAAAAAAGCAAGAGAATCATATTTGAGAAGGATAAAAAATGAAACCAAATAGTATTGATATATTTTGTGATGTTATAGATAATTATGGAGATATTGGAGTAGTTTATAGATTTGCTAAAGAGATGAAAAGAGTATTTCCTTCAGCAAGAATAAGGGTTATTTTAAATAAGTTAGAGGAATTAATAAAAATTAATAAAGAAGCTACTTATAGAGAATATCAAGTAATTAATGGAATAGAATATATATTTGAAGATTTTTTTAAAAAAAATTTTGAAGAATTTGGAGTTTCTGATATAATAGTAGAAGCTTTTGGTTGTGATATATTTGAAGAATATATCAAATTAGGAAAAGTACAATCAAAACTTTGGATAAATTTAGAATATCTTTCAGGAGAAAAATGGATAGAAGATTTTCATCTAAAGCAGTCTTTAATAGATTCTAAAACTTTAAAAAAAATATTTTATATGCCAGGTTTTTCAGAAAAAAGTGGTGGAATATTAATAGATGAAGAGTTTTTGAAAAATAAAGAATATGGAAAAAATAATAGAGAGAAAGTTTTAAGAGAGTTTTTTCAAGATTTTAATTTTAATAACAAAATGGTTGGAACAATATTTTCTTATGAAAAAAACTTTGAAAATCTTTTAGAAACTCTTAATAAACAGGAAAGAGAAACTGTTTTGATTCTTATGGGAGAAAAAACTCAAAAAAGTTTTTCTAAATTTTTTGAAAAAAATTTAACAGAGGACTTTTTAAAGTGGAAAAAATATGATAAAATATATCTGTATAATGCTCAGTTCTTTTCACAAGAGGAATATGATAAAATAATATCAGCTGTAGATTTTAATTTTACAAGAGGAGAAGATTCTATTGTTAGAGCTCTTCTTATAGGAAAACCTTTTTTATGGCATATATACTTACAAGAAGATAAAGTTCATATGTTAAAATTGAGAGCTTTTTTAGATAGATTTTCTGAAAGTATTTCTTTAAATGAAGAAGAAAAAAAAGTATTAAAAGAATATTTTAAACTTTTAGATGAATATAATGATAGAGAAACAAATTCCTTTGAAAGAGGAAAAGAGGATTTTTCTATTTTCTTTGAAAAGTTTCATACAATAAATAAGATTTGTGAAGAATATAGCAAATTTTTATTAGAAAAATGCAATCTAACAAAAAAATTATATACATATATAAATGAAATTTAAAGGGGGACAAAATGAAATTTGCTCAAGAATTAAGACAAGGGTCTACTATTAAAATAGGAAATGATCCATTTATCGTATTAAAAGCAGAGTACAACAAATCTGGAAGAAATGCTGCGGTAATGAAATTAAAAATGAAAAATCTAATCGCTGGAAACATTGTTGATACAGTTTTAAAAGCTGATGAGAAAATGGACGATATCAGATTAGATAAAGTTAAATGTATCTATT
This genomic interval from Fusobacterium sp. FSA-380-WT-3A contains the following:
- a CDS encoding NADH:flavin oxidoreductase: MNNILTPLKIKNIEIKNRVVLPPLVRFSMIEEDGYVTSKLLKWYEGIARDGVGMIIVEATCVSSDGKLRENQLGIWDDSFIEGLSKIALIGKKYEIPMLIQIHHAGFGKNIKDVEGTILDDILEKFVEAFKRAKKCGFDGIEIHGAHTYLLSQLNSRLWNTREDKYGGDFQKRMYFNKTLIERTRELFDENFILGYRMGGNEPSLIDGIEIAKYLEKLGVDLLHISTGIPEERFRQAAKIDNFPENYPEEKSFNLDWVIYMGVQIKKHLNIPVIGVRNIRTEEQVSYLIENNLLDMVAVGRAMIFTNRWMKKARESYLRRIKNETK
- the earP gene encoding elongation factor P maturation arginine rhamnosyltransferase EarP, giving the protein MKPNSIDIFCDVIDNYGDIGVVYRFAKEMKRVFPSARIRVILNKLEELIKINKEATYREYQVINGIEYIFEDFFKKNFEEFGVSDIIVEAFGCDIFEEYIKLGKVQSKLWINLEYLSGEKWIEDFHLKQSLIDSKTLKKIFYMPGFSEKSGGILIDEEFLKNKEYGKNNREKVLREFFQDFNFNNKMVGTIFSYEKNFENLLETLNKQERETVLILMGEKTQKSFSKFFEKNLTEDFLKWKKYDKIYLYNAQFFSQEEYDKIISAVDFNFTRGEDSIVRALLIGKPFLWHIYLQEDKVHMLKLRAFLDRFSESISLNEEEKKVLKEYFKLLDEYNDRETNSFERGKEDFSIFFEKFHTINKICEEYSKFLLEKCNLTKKLYTYINEI